The following proteins come from a genomic window of Methanosarcina sp. MTP4:
- a CDS encoding glutamine amidotransferase family protein, with protein MCGIIGFIDKTKSPMDGSKIKAALSLMNERGSGDGAGYVAYGIYPDYADCYALHVFFDNMVEPKTKVDEILHRWGTVVHQEEIPTVEQPGLKRVHTPWRYFFKPFDDMIGGKVGSEKDIIKHIVMEVNASIDGALVFSSGKNMGVFKASGWPEEVADFYRIEDYEGYIWLAHNRYPTNSPGWWGGAHPFNLLDWSVVHNGEITSYGTNQRYVEGYGYKCTLLTDTEVVAYLFDLLGRQHELPTKTVVKALAPPFWDEIDRMPPAEEELHRAIRLTYGSALMNGPFAIVVASNEGIVGFTDRIKLRPLVVGENGDKLYISSEESAIRVLDPEVKNIRTPRAGEPIIGRFNA; from the coding sequence ATGTGTGGAATAATAGGCTTCATAGACAAGACAAAGTCCCCAATGGACGGGTCGAAAATAAAAGCCGCCCTGAGTCTCATGAATGAAAGAGGCAGTGGAGACGGGGCAGGCTATGTCGCATACGGGATTTACCCGGATTATGCAGACTGTTACGCGCTTCATGTTTTTTTTGACAACATGGTAGAACCAAAAACAAAGGTTGATGAAATCCTCCACCGCTGGGGCACTGTTGTCCACCAGGAAGAAATCCCCACCGTAGAACAACCGGGACTGAAGAGAGTCCACACACCCTGGAGATACTTCTTCAAGCCCTTTGACGACATGATCGGAGGAAAGGTAGGTTCCGAGAAGGACATCATCAAGCACATCGTAATGGAAGTGAACGCTTCTATCGACGGAGCCCTGGTCTTTTCCTCAGGTAAGAACATGGGAGTCTTCAAGGCTTCCGGCTGGCCGGAAGAGGTGGCGGACTTCTACAGGATCGAGGACTACGAGGGCTACATCTGGCTTGCCCACAACCGTTACCCCACGAACTCCCCGGGCTGGTGGGGAGGCGCTCACCCCTTCAACCTGCTTGACTGGTCCGTTGTACACAATGGGGAAATTACCTCTTACGGGACAAACCAACGCTACGTGGAAGGCTACGGGTACAAGTGCACCCTGCTAACGGACACCGAAGTGGTAGCCTACCTTTTTGACCTCCTCGGAAGGCAGCATGAGCTTCCAACGAAAACGGTGGTTAAAGCCCTTGCCCCTCCATTCTGGGACGAAATAGACCGCATGCCCCCTGCCGAAGAAGAACTGCACCGGGCAATCCGCCTGACCTACGGCTCTGCCCTCATGAACGGCCCCTTTGCGATTGTAGTCGCATCGAACGAAGGGATTGTGGGCTTCACTGACAGGATCAAACTCCGTCCCCTTGTGGTAGGAGAAAACGGGGACAAGCTCTACATATCCAGTGAAGAATCCGCAATCAGGGTCCTGGACCCCGAAGTTAAGAACATCCGCACCCCGCGGGCAGGAGAGCCCATCATAGGGAGGTTTAACGCATGA
- the glnA gene encoding type I glutamate--ammonia ligase, with translation MPSEDDVKMVQTNNIPKTKEDVLQAVVERDVKFIRTQFTDTLGIIKSWAIPVEQLEEAFENGVMFDGSSIEGFTRIEESDMKLVLDPSTFRLLPWRPSTGAVARILGDVYLPNGKPFEGDPRYVLKSAIAEAEKMGYSMNVGPELEFFLFKLDENGNPTTELTDQGGYFDFAPLDRAQDVRRDIDYALEHMGFHIEASHHEVAPSQHEIDFRFGDVLTTADNVVTFKYVVKSIAYHKGYYATFMPKPLFGENGSGMHTNQSLFKDGKNAFYDPDTPDQLSDEARYYIGGLMKHIREFAAVTNPVVNSYKRLVPGYEAPIYVTWSASNRSSLIRIPATRGNGTRVELRCPDPACNPYLAFALMLKAGIEGIKNKIEPGEATNVNIFNLTEKEREEKGIASLPGNLKEAVDEMKQSKFVKKALGKHVFENYLCSKTAEWDEYKAVVHSWELDKYLSML, from the coding sequence ATGCCTAGTGAGGATGACGTCAAGATGGTGCAAACAAACAACATACCTAAGACTAAAGAAGATGTACTTCAGGCTGTAGTCGAGCGTGATGTAAAATTTATCAGGACCCAGTTTACCGATACACTCGGGATTATCAAAAGCTGGGCAATTCCCGTTGAACAGCTCGAAGAGGCCTTTGAAAACGGAGTCATGTTTGACGGATCTTCCATTGAAGGATTCACCCGAATCGAAGAATCAGACATGAAGCTCGTACTTGACCCTTCAACATTCAGGCTTCTCCCCTGGAGACCCTCAACAGGGGCTGTTGCCAGGATTCTCGGAGATGTTTACCTCCCTAACGGGAAACCCTTCGAGGGAGACCCGAGATATGTCCTGAAGAGCGCAATTGCAGAAGCCGAAAAAATGGGCTACTCCATGAACGTTGGCCCGGAACTCGAATTTTTCCTCTTCAAACTGGACGAAAACGGAAACCCCACAACCGAACTTACCGACCAGGGCGGGTACTTTGACTTCGCACCCCTGGACAGGGCCCAGGATGTCAGGAGAGACATTGACTATGCCCTGGAGCACATGGGCTTCCATATCGAGGCCTCCCACCACGAAGTAGCCCCATCCCAGCACGAAATAGACTTCAGGTTCGGGGACGTGCTGACAACGGCGGACAATGTGGTCACTTTCAAATACGTGGTTAAGTCCATCGCATACCACAAAGGTTACTATGCAACCTTCATGCCAAAGCCCCTGTTCGGCGAAAACGGCTCGGGTATGCACACCAACCAGTCACTCTTCAAAGACGGCAAAAACGCCTTCTATGACCCTGATACTCCGGACCAGCTTTCTGACGAGGCAAGATACTACATCGGCGGGCTGATGAAGCATATAAGGGAATTTGCAGCCGTAACAAACCCTGTGGTAAACTCCTACAAAAGACTCGTCCCGGGGTATGAAGCTCCTATTTACGTGACCTGGTCCGCCAGCAACAGGAGTTCCCTGATCAGAATTCCAGCCACCCGCGGCAACGGTACAAGGGTGGAACTCAGGTGCCCGGACCCGGCATGCAACCCCTACCTGGCCTTTGCCCTCATGCTGAAAGCCGGAATCGAAGGGATCAAGAACAAGATCGAGCCTGGAGAAGCGACCAACGTCAACATCTTCAACCTGACAGAAAAAGAGCGTGAAGAAAAAGGTATCGCATCCCTGCCCGGAAACCTTAAGGAAGCAGTCGACGAGATGAAGCAGAGCAAATTCGTAAAGAAAGCTCTCGGGAAACATGTCTTCGAAAACTACCTCTGCTCAAAGACCGCCGAGTGGGACGAATACAAAGCTGTTGTTCACTCCTGGGAACTCGATAAATATCTGTCGATGCTCTGA